The genomic window GGTCGAGGGCCCGCTGGGCTGGGAGCTGCGCGCCCAGGTCCCGGTCCAGCTGCCGGACGGCACCGGCGGCGTACAGCTGGTGCGCTTCGTCGGCGTCGACGGGCCGCGCTGGTTCCTGCGCGGAGTGATCTCCGGGCAGGGCGCGGTGCAGCCGCAGGCCGCCGGGCTGCTGGAGCAGATCTTCAAGGACACGGTCGTGGTGCGCGGCGAGGGCCCGATGGCGCCTCGCGACCCGATCGTCCTCAAGCTGCCGAACGACGCCCAGATGGTGCCCGAGGGCGTCCAGCAGGAGGAGCAGGAGTCGTCCCGCTTCTCCGGCGGGATGGGGCAGCTCCAGCGCGGACCGGAGATCACCGAGGTCCGCTGAACCAGTCGGCACAGCGGCACAGAACGTGTGAGCCCGGTGGGCCGCACTCCGGTCACGGGGTGCGGCCCACCGGCGTACGCGCTCGTGCCTGATACGGGGTGCGGGGTGCAGGGCGCGCGCGGCACACGGGCCGTACGAGGCCGGTGGCGCGACCCGCACCGGGCGTTGCCGCATCGAGTGCGGCCTGCACATACTGGCGCCCGCAGCGCTGCGCGCGCCCGCGCGGCTCCACGACGGGGGACGTATGACCGAGAGCACGACCGGACGCTCCACAGGCACCGCCGTCGCCGACGGGCGTCCCGCAGGACCCATGGTCCGGGTCGAGGACGTCCACCGCACGTACGGCGGCGGCGCCGCGGCCGTCCACGCCCTGCGAGGGGTGTCCTTCCAGGTCCCGCGCGGTGAGCTCGTCGCCCTGAAGGGCCGGTCGGGGTCCGGCAAGACCACGCTGCTCAATCTGGTCGGCGGCCTCGACACTCCGGACCAGGGCCGGATCACGGTCGACGGCACGGACCTCGCCGGGCTGGGCGAGGACGGGCTCCTGGAGCTGCGCCGGGACCGCATCGGCTTCATCTTCCAGTCCTTCGGGCTGATCCCGATCCTCAGCGCCGCCGAGAACGTCGGCGTACCGATGCGGCTGCGCAGGACCGACCCGGCCGAGCGCGAGGAGCGGGTCGCGCTGCTGCTCTCGCTCGTCGGCCTGGCCGAGCACGCCGCGCAGCGGCCCGGCGAGCTGTCGGGCGGACAGCAGCAGCGCGTGGCCATCGCCCGCGCGCTCGCCAACCGTCCGGCCCTGCTGATCGCCGACGAACCGACCGGCCAGCTCGATGCGGAGACCGGACTCGCGGTGATGGAGCTGCTGCGCGCGGTGGTCCGCAGCGAGGAGGTGACCGCTCTGGTCGCCACGCACGACGCCCAGCTGCTCGGTCTCGCCGACCGGGTCCTCGAACTGAGCGACGGCGAGATCGTCGAGCACTGATCGTCGAGCAGCAGGGGTGTCCGTTCTCGCCTTGCCCTTGCCCTCGCTCCCGCCCCCGAGTGGGAGGCGCGCGTCAGAATCGCGTCAATACGCCCCTGGCCACCACATCGTGTCCGTTTTGTCGGATTTGCTGGCTGTAGCTTCGACAGAGCGTCCGCACGGGGCGCGGCCACCGTCACCGGACGGTGACTGAAGGACAATGGGGCCATGGCACGCGGCAAGCTACGTATCTACCTGGGCGCGGCACCGGGCGTCGGCAAGACGTACGCGATGCTCTCCGAGGCGCACCGGCGCGTCGAGCGCGGCACGGACTGCGTCGTCGGCTTCGTCGAGCACCACGGCCGCCCGCGCACCGAGGTCATGCTGCACGGCCTGGAGCAGCTCCCGCGGCGTGAGATGGAGTACCGCGGCAGCGTCTTCATGGAGATGGACGTGGACGCCGTACTGGCCCGCAAGCCGGCCGTCGCCCTCGTCGACGAGCTCGCCCACACCAACGTGCCCGGTTCACGCAACGCCAAGCGGTGGCAGGACGTCGAGGAGCTGCTGGCCGCAGGCATCGACGTCGTCTCCACCGTCAACATCCAGCATCTGGAGTCGCTCGGCGACGTGGTCGAGTCGATAACCGGCGTACGGCAGCGGGAGACCGTGCCCGACGAGGTGGTCCGCCGCGCCGACCAGATCGAGCTTGTCGACATGTCGCCCCAGGCGCTGCGCCGCCGTATGGCCCACGGCAACATCTACAAGCCCGACAAGGTCGACGCGGCCCTGTCGAACTATTTCCGGCCAGGAAACCTCACCGCCCTGCGCGAGCTGGCCCTGCTCTGGGTCGCCGACCGGGTCGACGAGTACCTCCAGGAGTACCGGACGGAGCACCGGGTCTCGAAGATCTGGGGTTCGCGCGAGCGGATCGTGGTGGGCCTCACCGGTGGTCCCGAGGGGCGCACCCTCATCCGCAGGGCCGCGCGTCTCGCCGAGAAGGGCGCCGGGGGTGAGGTCCTCGCCGTCTACATCGCCCGCAGCGACGGGCTGACCGCGGCGTCGCCCAAGGAGCTGGCGGTGCAGCGCACGCTTGTCGAGGACCTCGGCGGAACGTTCCACCATGTCATCGGCGACGACATCCCCTCCGCGCTGCTCGACTTCGCCCGCGGCGTCAACGCCACTCAGATCGTGCTCGGCTCCAGCCGGCGCAAGTCCTGGCAGTACATCTTCGGACCGGGCGTCGGCGCCACCGTCGCCCGCGAGTCCGGACCCGACCTGGACGTCCACATCGTCACGCACGAGGAGGTCGCCAAGGGACGCGGGCTGCCCGTCGTCCACGGCGCCCGGCTCGGCCGTCCCCGGATCATCTCCGGCTGGCTCGTCGGTGTGGCCGGCCCCGCCCTGCTCGCCCTGCTGCTGACGAACGTCGACGCGGACCTCGGCCTCGCCAACGACATGCTGCTGTTCCTGGCGCTGACGGTGGCCGCGGCGCTGCTCGGCGGGCTGTCCCCGGCGCTGGCGTCGGCCGCTGTCGGCTCACTCCTGCTGAACTACTACTTCACCCCGCCGCTGCACAAGTTCACGATCGCCGACCCGAAGAACATCGTCGCCATCGTGATCTTCGTGGCGGTCGCGGTGTCGGTCGCCTCCGTGGTGGACATCGCCGCGCGCCGTACGCAGCAGGCCGCCAGACTGCGCGCGGAGTCCGAGATCCTGTCGTTCCTCGCCGGCAGCGTGCTGCGCGGCGAGACGAGCCTGGACGCGCTGCTGGACCGGGTCCGGGAGACCTTCTCCATGGAGTCCGTGGCCCTGCTGGAGCGCGCGAGCGACGTCGAGCCGTGGACCTGCGCGGGCAGCGTCGGACCGGCCCCGGCGGACCGCCCAGAGGAGGCGGACGTGGACATGCCGGTCGGCGAGCACATGGCGCTCGCCCTGTCGGGGCGCCCCCTTCCGGCCGCGGACCGCCGGGTGCTCGGTGCCTTCGCCGCCCAGGCCGCCGTCGTACTCGACCGCCAGCGGCTCGTCGACGAGGCGGAGGAGGCCCGCAAGCTCGCCGAGGGCAACCGGATACGCACCGCGCTGCTCGCCGCCGTCAGCCATGATCTGCGCACCCCGCTCGCGGGCATCAAGGCCGCCGTCACCTCGCTCCGCTCCGACGACGTCGAATGGTCCGAGGAGGACCGGGCGGAACTCCTCGAAGGCATCGAGGACGGCGCCGACCGCCTCGACCACCTCGTCGGCAACCTGCTCGACATGTCCCGGCTGCAGACCGGCACCGTGACCCCGCTCATCCGCGGGATCGACCTCGACGAGGTGGTCCCCATGGCGCTGGTCGGCGTCCCCGACGCCGCCGTCGGGCTCGACATCCCCGAAACGCTGCCGATGGTCGCCGTCGACAAGGGCCTGCTGGAGCGGTCCGTCGCCAACATCGTCGAGAACGCCGTCAAGTACAGCCCGGACTCGACCCCCGTCGTGGTCTCCGCGAGCACGCTCGGCGACCGTGTCGAGGTGCGGGTCGTGGACCGCGGCCGCGGCGTACCGGACGAGGCGAAGGAGCGGATCTTCGAGCCATTCCAGCGGTACGGTGACGCCCCGCGCGGCTCGGGCGTGGGCCTCGGCCTCGCCGTGGCACGCGGCTTCGTCGAGGCGATGGGCGGCACACTGTCCGCCGAGGACACCCCGGGCGGCGGGCTGACGATGGTCCTCACCCTCCAGGCCGCGCCGGGAGCGGTCCCGGCCGGCCCCGAAGTGCCCGCCCGGGCCGTCGGCTGAACCGACGCCCCGGCCGACCGACGACCCGCCCCCCTGCCCGCGCAGCCGCGCACCCCGTATCCCGTATCCCAGAGCCACTTCACGCAGACCCACTGCACCGCCCCGCCCGACGCACGGACGAGAGACGAAAGGAAGGCACTCCATGACCCGAGTGCTCGTGGTCGAGGACGAGCCGCAGATCGTACGCGCCCTCGTGATCAACCTGAAGGCGCGCAAGTACGACGTCGACGCGGCCCCCGACGGGGCGACCGCGCTGCAGCTCGCCGCCGCGCGCCACCCCGACGTCGTCGTCCTCGACCTCGGCCTGCCGGACATGGACGGCGTCGAGGTGATCAAGGGCCTGCGCGGCTGGACCCGCGTGCCGATCCTCGTGCTCTCCGCCCGGCACACCTCCGACGAGAAGGTCGAGGCGTTGGACGCCGGCGCCGACGACTACGTGACCAAGCCGTTCGGGATGGACGAGCTGCTGGCGCGGCTGCGCGCCGCGGTCCGCCGGGCCGAGCCGGCGGGAGGGGGCGACGACGAGATCGTGGTCGTGGAGACCGAGGGCTTCACCGTCGACCTCGCGGCGAAGAAGGTCAACCGGGACGGCAAGGACGTACGCCTCACGCCCACCGAGTGGCATCTGCTGGAGGTGCTGGTCCGCAACACCGGCCGGCTCGTCAGCCAGAAACAATTGCTCCAGGAGGTGTGGGGGCCGTCGTACGGCACCGAGACCAACTATCTGCGGGTCTACATGGCCCAGCTGCGCCGCAAGCTGGAGGCGGATCCCTCGCACCCGAAGCACTTCGTCACCGAGCCCGGCATGGGGTACCGCTTCGAGCGCTGACAGGCGGCCGATCGGAGGCCGGGGAGGGCCCCGGTACGCTTTCTGTATGAGTGCCGAACCTCGATCACCTCGATCAGCTCGATCCGGGAACGCCGGGAGCGCTGGGAACGGCGAGAAGCCGGCCGGCCGGTTCCGGCGGATGCTCGACCGCCTCTCCAGCTCCCAGCAGGACCTCGAGTCGGAGGAGCTCCAGGAGGACTCGCAGGCATCGGGCTGCACCCGGATCTGCGACTGCGGGGACCGCCAGATCGTCAAGGTGACTGGTACCTTGCGCACGGTCACCCTGCGACCGAGGGCCGGTGTGCCGGCTCTGGAGGCGGAGCTCTTCGACGGCTCCGCCGCCCTGGACGTGGTGTGGCTGGGCCGGCGCTCCATCGTGGGCATAGAGCCGGGCCGCAAGATGATCGCCTCGGGCCGGATCGCCATGAGCCACGGCCGACGGGTGCTGTTCAATCCCAAATACGAGCTGCGACCGCTCGGACAGGAGTAGCCGGTGACGTCCCTCGACAAGCCGACCACGCAGGAACAGGAAGACGGCGGCCATGGCGACGGTCACGGCCCGCAGCACTCCAGGGCCGTCACCGAAGCAGCCCTGTTCGAGGCCTTCGGCGGGTTCCGGGGCATGGTGGAGACGGTCCTGCCCGGGCTCCTCTTCGTCACGATCTACACGATCAACAAGGACCTGCACCTCTCGGCGATCGCAGCCCTCGGGGTGTCGCTGCTGCTCGTGGCCGTACGGCTGATCCGCAGGGACACCGTGAAGCACGCGTTCAGCGGTGTCTTCGGAGTGGCCTTCGGTGTCGTCTTCGCGATGATGACCGGCGACGCGAAGGACTTCTATCTGCCGGGCATGCTGTACACGCTGGGCCTGGCGCTCACGTACATCATCACGACGCTGGCCGGTGTCCCGCTGATCGGCCTGATCCTCGGCCCGGTCTTCAAGGAGAACCTCTCCTGGCGCACCCGCAACCCCGGCCGCAAGAAGGCGTACGCCAAGGCGAGCTGGGCGTGGGGGCTCATCCTGCTCGCCAAGTGCGCGATCCTCTTCCCGCTCTACTGGTGGGCGGACACGACGCAGTTCGGGTGGGTGCTCGTCACCCTGAAGATCCCGCCGTTCCTCCTGGCGGTGTACCTGACGTGGCTGTTCCTGGCGAAGGCGCCGCCGCCGATCGACGTCTTCGCCGAGATGGAGGCGAAGGAGCGCGAGGAGGCGGCCCGGGAAGGAGCAGCCCGCGAGGCCGCGACCCGCGAAGGCGAGGCGTAGTCCCCGGAGATCCGGGCAACGGCCGGGCCCCGCTCCGCAATGCGGAGCGGGGCCCGTCGGCGTGGTACGTCGTACGTCTAACGTCGTACGGACCTCAGCTCGTCCCTCAGCTCGTCCCTCAGCTCGTCGTCGGGGTGTCGCGGCGGACCGACAGCAGGTCCTCCAGCTGCTCCTCGCGCGCCTGGGCCGCCACGAACAGCAGCTCGTCGCCCGGCTCCAGCGTCTCCTCGCCGTGCGGGGTGAGCACCCGCGGACCGCGGATGATCGTGACCAGCGAGGTGTCCTCCGGCCAGGCCACGTCCCCGACCTGGGTTCCCGCGAGCGCGGACTCCGGCGGCAGGGTCAGCTCGACGAGGTTCGCGTCGCCGTGGCTGAAGCGCAGCAGCCGGACCAGGTCGCCGACGCTCACCGCCTCCTCGACCAGCGCCGACATCAGACGCGGCGTGGACACGGCGACGTCCACGCCCCACGACTCGCTGAACAGCCACTCGTTCTTGGGGTTGTTCACCCGGGCGACCACGCGCGGGACGCCGTACTCGGTCTTGGCCAGCAGCGAGACGACCAGGTTCACCTTGTCGTCACCGGTGGCCGCGATCACCACGTGGCAGCGCTGGAGCGCCGCCTCGTCCAGCGACGTGATCTCGCAGGCGTCGGCCAGGAGCCACTCCGCCTGTGGCACCCGCTCCACCGAGATGGCGGTGGGCGCCTTGTCGATCAGGAGCACCTCGTGCCCGTTCTCCAGCAGCTCGCCCGCGATGGAACGCCCCACCGCGCCGGCCCCTGCAATCGCGACCCGCATCAGTGACCACCCTCCTCGGGACCCTGGGCGAACGCCGCCTCGACCTTCTCGATCTCGTCCGTGCGCATCATCACGTGGACCAGATCGCCTTCCTGCAGCACCGTCTGCGACGTCGGCAGCACCGCCTCACCGAGCCGGGTGAGGAACGCCACGCGGACGCCCGTCTCGTCCTGCAACTTGCTCACCTTGTGCCCGATCCACGCCGCTGACGTGTGCACCTCGGCGAGTTGCACGGCCCCGCTGGGGTCCCGCCACAGGGGCTCGGCGCCGGACGGCAGGAGCCGCCGCAGCATCTGGTCGGCCGTCCACCGGACCGTGGCCACGGTCGGGATGCCCAGTCGCTGGTACACCTCGGCCCGGCGGGGGTCGTAGATACGCGCCGCCACGTTCTCGATCCCGAACATCTCGCGCGCGACCCGCGCGGCGATGATGTTCGAATTGTCACCGCTGCTGACCGCGGCGAAGGCCCCGGCGTCCTCGATCCCCGCCTCGCGGAGGGTGTCCTGGTCGAAGCCGACGCCGGTGACACGGCGCCCCCCGAAACCGGAGCCCAGCCGACGGAAGGCCGTGGGGTCCTGGTCGACGACCGCGACCGTGTGCCCCTGCTGCTCCAGGGTCTGCGCGAGCGCCGCGCCCACCCGGCCACAGCCCATGATGACGATGTGCACCTATCTACCCCGCAGTCCTGGTTGCCCCGATGACCTGCGCAAACACCCTGCTCACTCTTCTCTCTCGGCTCTGCCGGGCAACGATGGGGCAACAGCGTGCGGAGTTGCCCTTGACGAGCTTATGACGCGACGACGGCGTTGCCCGCATCAGCGGTGTGTATGAACGGTGGCAGGCCCATGACGGGTGGCGGGTGGGCGCCGCCAATACGAAACGCTTACGATCCTCTGCGTGTCCAAACTGACCGACATCCCCAAACGGATCCTGATCGGCCGGGCCCTGCGCAGCGACAGGCTGGGAGAAACACTCCTGCCCAAGCGCATCGCACTCCCCGTCTTCGCCTCCGACCCGCTGTCCTCGGTGGCGTACGCCCCGGGCGAAGTCCTGCTGGTCCTGTCCATCGCGGGAGTGTCGGCGTACCACTTCAGCCCGTGGATCGCCGTGGCCGTCGTGGTGCTGATGTTCACCGTCGTCGCCTCGTACCGGCAGAACGTCCACGCGTACCCCAGCGGCGGCGGCGACTACGAGGTGGCCAACACGAACCTCGGCCCCAAGGCCGGCCTCACCGTCGCCAGCGCGCTGCTCGTCGACTACGTCCTCACCGTCGCCGTGTCGATCTCCTCCGGCGTGGAGAACCTCGGCTCCGCCGTCCCCTTCGTCGTCGAGCACAAGGTCCTCAGCGCGATCGTCATCATCGTGCTGCTCACGCTCATGAACCTGCGCGGCGTGAAGGAGTCCGGAAAGCTCTTCGCCATCCCCACCTACGTCTTCGTCGCCGGTGTCTTCGTCATGGTCGCGTGGGGCGCCTTCAAGGGCCTGGTCCTGGACGAGACCATGCGGGCCCCGACCGCGGGCTTCGAGATCAAGCCGGAACAGCAGGGCCTGGCCGGCTTCGCCCTCGTCTTCCTGCTCCTGCGCGCGTTCTCCTCCGGCTGTGCCGCGCTCACCGGCGTCGAGGCGATCAGCAACGGCGTCCCGGCCTTCCGCAAGCCCAAGAGCAAGAACGCCGCCACCACGCTGCTGCTCATGGGCGCGCTGGCCGTCACCATGTTCTGCGGCATCATCGGCCTCGCCATGGCCTCGAACGTGCGGATGGCCGAGAACCCCGCCCACGACCTGCTCGACAACGGCACCCCGGTCGGCGAGGACTACGTCCAGGACCCGGTGATCTCGCAGGTCGCCGCCGCCGTCTTCGGCGAGCACACGTTCTTCTTCGTCCTCCTCGCCGCGGCCACCGCGCTCGTCCTCTTCCTGGCCGCGAACACCGCGTACAACGGCTTCCCGCTGCTCGGCTCGATCCTCGCGCAGGACCGCTACCTGCCGCGCCAGCTGCACACCCGCGGCGACCGGCTCGCCTTCTCCAACGGCATCGTGCTGCTCGCCGGCGCCGCCATCCTGCTCGTGTGGATCTACGGAGCCGACTCCACCAAGCTGATCCAGCTCTACATCGTCGGCGTCTTCGTCTCCTTCACGCTCAGCCAGACCGGCATGGTGCGGCACTGGAACCGCCACCTCGCGACCGAGCGCGACCCGGCCAAGCGCCGCCACATGCTCCGCTCCCGTGCGATCAACACGTTCGGTGCCTTCTTCACCGGACTGGTGCTGGTCGTCGTGCTGGTCACCAAGTTCACGCACGGGGCCTGGGTCGCCCTG from Streptomyces sp. FIT100 includes these protein-coding regions:
- a CDS encoding TrkA family potassium uptake protein — protein: MHIVIMGCGRVGAALAQTLEQQGHTVAVVDQDPTAFRRLGSGFGGRRVTGVGFDQDTLREAGIEDAGAFAAVSSGDNSNIIAARVAREMFGIENVAARIYDPRRAEVYQRLGIPTVATVRWTADQMLRRLLPSGAEPLWRDPSGAVQLAEVHTSAAWIGHKVSKLQDETGVRVAFLTRLGEAVLPTSQTVLQEGDLVHVMMRTDEIEKVEAAFAQGPEEGGH
- a CDS encoding ABC transporter ATP-binding protein, whose product is MTESTTGRSTGTAVADGRPAGPMVRVEDVHRTYGGGAAAVHALRGVSFQVPRGELVALKGRSGSGKTTLLNLVGGLDTPDQGRITVDGTDLAGLGEDGLLELRRDRIGFIFQSFGLIPILSAAENVGVPMRLRRTDPAEREERVALLLSLVGLAEHAAQRPGELSGGQQQRVAIARALANRPALLIADEPTGQLDAETGLAVMELLRAVVRSEEVTALVATHDAQLLGLADRVLELSDGEIVEH
- a CDS encoding DUF3159 domain-containing protein; this translates as MTSLDKPTTQEQEDGGHGDGHGPQHSRAVTEAALFEAFGGFRGMVETVLPGLLFVTIYTINKDLHLSAIAALGVSLLLVAVRLIRRDTVKHAFSGVFGVAFGVVFAMMTGDAKDFYLPGMLYTLGLALTYIITTLAGVPLIGLILGPVFKENLSWRTRNPGRKKAYAKASWAWGLILLAKCAILFPLYWWADTTQFGWVLVTLKIPPFLLAVYLTWLFLAKAPPPIDVFAEMEAKEREEAAREGAAREAATREGEA
- a CDS encoding OB-fold nucleic acid binding domain-containing protein yields the protein MLDRLSSSQQDLESEELQEDSQASGCTRICDCGDRQIVKVTGTLRTVTLRPRAGVPALEAELFDGSAALDVVWLGRRSIVGIEPGRKMIASGRIAMSHGRRVLFNPKYELRPLGQE
- a CDS encoding response regulator, which produces MTRVLVVEDEPQIVRALVINLKARKYDVDAAPDGATALQLAAARHPDVVVLDLGLPDMDGVEVIKGLRGWTRVPILVLSARHTSDEKVEALDAGADDYVTKPFGMDELLARLRAAVRRAEPAGGGDDEIVVVETEGFTVDLAAKKVNRDGKDVRLTPTEWHLLEVLVRNTGRLVSQKQLLQEVWGPSYGTETNYLRVYMAQLRRKLEADPSHPKHFVTEPGMGYRFER
- a CDS encoding APC family permease; the encoded protein is MSKLTDIPKRILIGRALRSDRLGETLLPKRIALPVFASDPLSSVAYAPGEVLLVLSIAGVSAYHFSPWIAVAVVVLMFTVVASYRQNVHAYPSGGGDYEVANTNLGPKAGLTVASALLVDYVLTVAVSISSGVENLGSAVPFVVEHKVLSAIVIIVLLTLMNLRGVKESGKLFAIPTYVFVAGVFVMVAWGAFKGLVLDETMRAPTAGFEIKPEQQGLAGFALVFLLLRAFSSGCAALTGVEAISNGVPAFRKPKSKNAATTLLLMGALAVTMFCGIIGLAMASNVRMAENPAHDLLDNGTPVGEDYVQDPVISQVAAAVFGEHTFFFVLLAAATALVLFLAANTAYNGFPLLGSILAQDRYLPRQLHTRGDRLAFSNGIVLLAGAAILLVWIYGADSTKLIQLYIVGVFVSFTLSQTGMVRHWNRHLATERDPAKRRHMLRSRAINTFGAFFTGLVLVVVLVTKFTHGAWVALLGMVIFYVTMSAIRRHYDRVAEEIAAPDEPSDDTIRPSRVHSIVLVSKVHRPTLRAVAYAKLMRSDKLEAVSINVDPAETKALREEWDRRGINVPLKVLDSPYREITRPIVEYVKGLRRESPRDAVSVIIPEYVVGHWWEHVLHNQSALRLKGRLLFTPGVMVTSVPYQLQSSEAAKARAKKRQDWNAPGSVRRGPVSERPKEPSAKG
- a CDS encoding TrkA family potassium uptake protein; this encodes MRVAIAGAGAVGRSIAGELLENGHEVLLIDKAPTAISVERVPQAEWLLADACEITSLDEAALQRCHVVIAATGDDKVNLVVSLLAKTEYGVPRVVARVNNPKNEWLFSESWGVDVAVSTPRLMSALVEEAVSVGDLVRLLRFSHGDANLVELTLPPESALAGTQVGDVAWPEDTSLVTIIRGPRVLTPHGEETLEPGDELLFVAAQAREEQLEDLLSVRRDTPTTS
- a CDS encoding sensor histidine kinase KdpD — its product is MARGKLRIYLGAAPGVGKTYAMLSEAHRRVERGTDCVVGFVEHHGRPRTEVMLHGLEQLPRREMEYRGSVFMEMDVDAVLARKPAVALVDELAHTNVPGSRNAKRWQDVEELLAAGIDVVSTVNIQHLESLGDVVESITGVRQRETVPDEVVRRADQIELVDMSPQALRRRMAHGNIYKPDKVDAALSNYFRPGNLTALRELALLWVADRVDEYLQEYRTEHRVSKIWGSRERIVVGLTGGPEGRTLIRRAARLAEKGAGGEVLAVYIARSDGLTAASPKELAVQRTLVEDLGGTFHHVIGDDIPSALLDFARGVNATQIVLGSSRRKSWQYIFGPGVGATVARESGPDLDVHIVTHEEVAKGRGLPVVHGARLGRPRIISGWLVGVAGPALLALLLTNVDADLGLANDMLLFLALTVAAALLGGLSPALASAAVGSLLLNYYFTPPLHKFTIADPKNIVAIVIFVAVAVSVASVVDIAARRTQQAARLRAESEILSFLAGSVLRGETSLDALLDRVRETFSMESVALLERASDVEPWTCAGSVGPAPADRPEEADVDMPVGEHMALALSGRPLPAADRRVLGAFAAQAAVVLDRQRLVDEAEEARKLAEGNRIRTALLAAVSHDLRTPLAGIKAAVTSLRSDDVEWSEEDRAELLEGIEDGADRLDHLVGNLLDMSRLQTGTVTPLIRGIDLDEVVPMALVGVPDAAVGLDIPETLPMVAVDKGLLERSVANIVENAVKYSPDSTPVVVSASTLGDRVEVRVVDRGRGVPDEAKERIFEPFQRYGDAPRGSGVGLGLAVARGFVEAMGGTLSAEDTPGGGLTMVLTLQAAPGAVPAGPEVPARAVG